Proteins from one Choloepus didactylus isolate mChoDid1 chromosome 4, mChoDid1.pri, whole genome shotgun sequence genomic window:
- the TRMT61A gene encoding tRNA (adenine(58)-N(1))-methyltransferase catalytic subunit TRMT61A isoform X2, which translates to MSFVAYEELIKEGDTAILSLGHGAMVAVRVQRGAQTQTRHGVVRHSVDLIGRPFGSKVTCGRGGWVYVLHPTPELWTLNLPHRTQILYSTDIALLTMMLELRPGSVVCESGTGSGSVSHAIIRTIAPTGHLHTVEFHQQRAEKAREEFREHRVDRWVTVRSQDVGRSGFGVSRVADAVFLDIPSPWEAVGHAWDALKVEGGRFCSFSPCIEQVQRTCQALAARGFSELSTLEVLPQVYSVRTVSLPPADMGARPGPAPGPFRSGTPMKEAVGHTGYLTFASKSPG; encoded by the exons ATGAGCTTCGTGGCCTACGAGGAGCTGATCAAAGAGGGCGACACGGCCATCCTCTCACTGGGCCATGGTGCGATGGTGGCCGTGCGCGTGCAGCGTGGGGCGCAGACCCAGACGCGGCACGGCGTCGTGCGGCACTCTGTCGACCTCATCGGCCGCCCCTTCGGCTCCAAGGTGACCTGCGGCCGGGGCGGCTGGGTGTACGTGCTGCACCCCACCCCGGAGCTCTGGACTCTGAACCTGCCACACCGCACCCAGATCCTGTACTCCACCGACATCGCCCTGCTCACCATGATGCTGGAGCTGCGGCCTGGCTCTGTGGTTTGTGAATCTG GCACCGGCAGCGGCTCCGTGTCCCACGCCATCATCCGCACCATCGCGCCCACGGGCCACCTGCACACGGTGGAGTTCCACCAGCAGCGGGCGGAGAAGGCGCGGGAGGAGTTCCGGGAGCACCGGGTGGACCGCTGGGTGACCGTGCGCAGCCAGGACGTGGGCCGCAGCGGCTTCGGCGTGAGCCGTGTGGCCGACGCCGTCTTCCTGGACATCCCGTCGCCGTGGGAGGCCGTGGGCCATGCCTGGGACGCCCTCAAGGTGGAAG GCGGACGCTTCTGCTCCTTCTCGCCGTGCATCGAGCAGGTGCAGCGCACGTGCCAGGCGCTGGCGGCCCGCGGCTTCTCGGAGCTGAGCACCCTGGAGGTGCTCCCGCAGGTGTACAGCGTCCGCACCGTCAGCCTGCCCCCGGCCGACATGGGCGCCCGCCCCGGGCCCGCGCCCGGCCCCTTCCGCAGCGGCACGCCCATGAAGGAGGCCGTGGGACACACCGGCTACCTGACCTTTGCCAGCAAGAGCCCGGGCTAG
- the TRMT61A gene encoding tRNA (adenine(58)-N(1))-methyltransferase catalytic subunit TRMT61A isoform X1 yields MSFVAYEELIKEGDTAILSLGHGAMVAVRVQRGAQTQTRHGVVRHSVDLIGRPFGSKVTCGRGGWVYVLHPTPELWTLNLPHRTQILYSTDIALLTMMLELRPGSVVCESGEEGTWSSFCLTGSFWGLTAGRMDRYRKPLGGWCCHPNLRGWGGAWGRSPARVLPALVGGARWALTEVLTAHHWPSADGNEQVQPGAVRAAPRWSSLWTGSLPPPRPLLGPHLQSKCTLPVAEPRAWVQVEVPEGQPLPAPVLIQRCWGRLGSQRLVVWPGQAPAGAKFPAWPSRAGQLGSRAT; encoded by the exons ATGAGCTTCGTGGCCTACGAGGAGCTGATCAAAGAGGGCGACACGGCCATCCTCTCACTGGGCCATGGTGCGATGGTGGCCGTGCGCGTGCAGCGTGGGGCGCAGACCCAGACGCGGCACGGCGTCGTGCGGCACTCTGTCGACCTCATCGGCCGCCCCTTCGGCTCCAAGGTGACCTGCGGCCGGGGCGGCTGGGTGTACGTGCTGCACCCCACCCCGGAGCTCTGGACTCTGAACCTGCCACACCGCACCCAGATCCTGTACTCCACCGACATCGCCCTGCTCACCATGATGCTGGAGCTGCGGCCTGGCTCTGTGGTTTGTGAATCTG GTGAGGAGGGGACATGGTCCAGTTTCTGTTTAACAGGATCTTTCTGGGGGTTGACCGCAGGCCGGATGGACAGGTACCGAAAACCTTTAGGAGGCTGGTGCTGTCACCCAAacctgagggggtggggaggggcctgggggcGGAGCCCTGCCAGGGTCCTGCCTGCTTTGGTGGGTGGGGCCAGGTGGGCGCTGACCGAGGTGCTGACTGCCCACCACTGGCCCTCGGCTGATGGCAATGAACAGGTGCAGCCCGGTGCTGTGAGAGCTGCCCCTCGCTGGAGCTCACTGTGGACCGGGAGCCTGCCCCCACCACGACCACTGCTGGGGCCTCACCTACAGTCCAAGTGTACACTGCCTGTTGCTGAGCCCCGGGCCTGGGTACAGGTGGAAGTGCCTGAAGGCCAGCCATTGCCCGCCCCTGTGCTCATACAGAGGTGCTGGGGCCGTCTGGGGTCCCAGAGGCTGGTGGTTTGGCCAGGACAGGCCCCAGCTGGGGCTAAATTCCCAGCGTGGCCCTCACGGGCTGGGCAGCTGGGATCCAGGGCCACATAG
- the CKB gene encoding creatine kinase B-type isoform X1, giving the protein MPFSNSHNALKLRFPAEDEYPDLSGHNNHMAKVLTPELYAELRAKCTPSGFSVDDVIQTGVDNPGHPYIMTVGCVAGDEESYDVFKDLFDPIIEDRHGGYKPGDEHKTDLNPDHLQVQSRGGAGRAGRGRGAPALTPLRPQGGDDLDPNYVLSSRVRTGRSIRGFCLPPHCSRGERRAIEKLAVEALSSLDGDLAGRYYALKSMTEEEQQQLIDDHFLFDKPVSPLLLASGMARDWPDARGIWHNDNKTFLVWINEEDHLRVISMQKGGNMREVFTRFCNGLTQIETLFKSKNYEFMWNPHLGYILTCPSNLGTGLRAGVHIKLPHLGKHEKFSEVLKRLRLQKRGTGGVDTAAVGGVFDVSNADRLGFSEVELVQLVVDGVKLLIEMEQRLEQGQAIDDLMPAQK; this is encoded by the exons ATGCCCTTCTCCAACAGCCACAACGCGCTGAAGCTGCGCTTCCCCGCCGAGGACGAGTACCCCGACCTGAGCGGCCACAACAACCACATGGCCAAGGTGCTGACCCCCGAGCTGTACGCCGAGCTGCGCGCCAAGTGCACGCCGAGCGGCTTCTCGGTGGACGACGTCATCCAGACCGGCGTGGACAACCCGG GCCACCCGTACATCATGACCGTGGGCTGCGTGGCGGGCGACGAGGAGTCGTACGACGTGTTCAAGGATCTCTTCGACCCCATCATCGAGGACAGGCACGGGGGCTACAAGCCCGGCGACGAGCACAAGACCGACTTGAACCCCGACCACCTGCAGGTGCAGAGCCGCGGGGGCGCGGGGCgggcgggccgggggcggggggcTCCGGCGCTCACCCCGCTGCGTCCCCAGGGCGGCGACGACCTGGATCCCAACTACGTGCTGAGCTCGCGGGTGCGCACGGGCCGCAGCATCCGCGGCTTCTGCCTCCCCCCGCACTGCAGCCGCGGGGAGCGCCGCGCCATCGAGAAGCTGGCGGTGGAAG CCCTGTCGAGCCTCGACGGCGACCTGGCCGGCAGGTACTACGCGCTCAAGAGCATGACGgaggaggagcagcagcagctcatCGACGACCACTTCCTTTTCGACAAGCCCGTGTCGCCCCTGCTGCTGGCCTCGGGCATGGCCCGTGATTGGCCCGACGCCCGTGGCATCTG GCACAATGACAATAAGACCTTCCTAGTGTggatcaatgaggaggaccaccTGCGGGTCATCTCCATGCAGAAGGGGGGCAACATGCGGGAGGTGTTCACCCGCTTCTGCAACGGCCTCACCCAG ATTGAGACGCTTTTCAAGTCTAAAAACTATGAGTTCATGTGGAACCCTCACCTGGGCTACATCCTCACTTGCCCATCCAACCTGGGCACAGGGCTGCGGGCAGGTGTGCACATCAAGCTGCCCCACCTGGGCAAGCACGAGAAGTTCTCGGAGGTGCTCAAGCGGCTGCGGCTTCAGAAGCGAGGCACAG GTGGCGTGGACACGGCTGCCGTGGGTGGGGTCTTCGATGTCTCCAACGCAGACCGCCTGGGCTTCTCGGAGGTGGAGCTGGTGCAGTTGGTGGTGGACGGGGTGAAGCTGCTCATCGAGATGGAGCAGCGGCTGGAGCAGGGCCAGGCCATCGACGACCTGATGCCCGCCCAGAAGTGA
- the CKB gene encoding creatine kinase B-type isoform X2: MPFSNSHNALKLRFPAEDEYPDLSGHNNHMAKVLTPELYAELRAKCTPSGFSVDDVIQTGVDNPGHPYIMTVGCVAGDEESYDVFKDLFDPIIEDRHGGYKPGDEHKTDLNPDHLQGGDDLDPNYVLSSRVRTGRSIRGFCLPPHCSRGERRAIEKLAVEALSSLDGDLAGRYYALKSMTEEEQQQLIDDHFLFDKPVSPLLLASGMARDWPDARGIWHNDNKTFLVWINEEDHLRVISMQKGGNMREVFTRFCNGLTQIETLFKSKNYEFMWNPHLGYILTCPSNLGTGLRAGVHIKLPHLGKHEKFSEVLKRLRLQKRGTGGVDTAAVGGVFDVSNADRLGFSEVELVQLVVDGVKLLIEMEQRLEQGQAIDDLMPAQK; encoded by the exons ATGCCCTTCTCCAACAGCCACAACGCGCTGAAGCTGCGCTTCCCCGCCGAGGACGAGTACCCCGACCTGAGCGGCCACAACAACCACATGGCCAAGGTGCTGACCCCCGAGCTGTACGCCGAGCTGCGCGCCAAGTGCACGCCGAGCGGCTTCTCGGTGGACGACGTCATCCAGACCGGCGTGGACAACCCGG GCCACCCGTACATCATGACCGTGGGCTGCGTGGCGGGCGACGAGGAGTCGTACGACGTGTTCAAGGATCTCTTCGACCCCATCATCGAGGACAGGCACGGGGGCTACAAGCCCGGCGACGAGCACAAGACCGACTTGAACCCCGACCACCTGCAG GGCGGCGACGACCTGGATCCCAACTACGTGCTGAGCTCGCGGGTGCGCACGGGCCGCAGCATCCGCGGCTTCTGCCTCCCCCCGCACTGCAGCCGCGGGGAGCGCCGCGCCATCGAGAAGCTGGCGGTGGAAG CCCTGTCGAGCCTCGACGGCGACCTGGCCGGCAGGTACTACGCGCTCAAGAGCATGACGgaggaggagcagcagcagctcatCGACGACCACTTCCTTTTCGACAAGCCCGTGTCGCCCCTGCTGCTGGCCTCGGGCATGGCCCGTGATTGGCCCGACGCCCGTGGCATCTG GCACAATGACAATAAGACCTTCCTAGTGTggatcaatgaggaggaccaccTGCGGGTCATCTCCATGCAGAAGGGGGGCAACATGCGGGAGGTGTTCACCCGCTTCTGCAACGGCCTCACCCAG ATTGAGACGCTTTTCAAGTCTAAAAACTATGAGTTCATGTGGAACCCTCACCTGGGCTACATCCTCACTTGCCCATCCAACCTGGGCACAGGGCTGCGGGCAGGTGTGCACATCAAGCTGCCCCACCTGGGCAAGCACGAGAAGTTCTCGGAGGTGCTCAAGCGGCTGCGGCTTCAGAAGCGAGGCACAG GTGGCGTGGACACGGCTGCCGTGGGTGGGGTCTTCGATGTCTCCAACGCAGACCGCCTGGGCTTCTCGGAGGTGGAGCTGGTGCAGTTGGTGGTGGACGGGGTGAAGCTGCTCATCGAGATGGAGCAGCGGCTGGAGCAGGGCCAGGCCATCGACGACCTGATGCCCGCCCAGAAGTGA